One segment of Neodiprion fabricii isolate iyNeoFabr1 chromosome 1, iyNeoFabr1.1, whole genome shotgun sequence DNA contains the following:
- the LOC124183424 gene encoding neuroglian isoform X3 — MGHLVLCSIAPLALTILQVSALIQTPPKMIKQPPTDEQLFQVAEAKTNENDRPFVIECEAAGEPEPRYRWEKNGKRFEWQAYDNRISQQNGRGTLVITSPRDEDLGQYQCIAENEWGTAISNSVFVRKAELNSFKDEPPRTENANEGDPFKLTCQPPDGWPKPKVDWLIQYTSSGIKSINNSRMTLDPEGNLWFSNVTRNDASDDFYYTCAATSVFKKEYKLGDRILLNVLSSGASSSNNKHEPVKQYVSRKNEVALLGKRIEMYCIYGGTPLPQTVWNKDGQVLQASDRITQGNYGKSLIIKHVSFADGGTYTCDVSNGVGDAKSYSINLKVEAIPYFTHEPEIENKAEGETAIFRCEASGVPQPQIKWIHNGKPIEEAPPNPRRKVTDNMVIIEKLVKKDTGNYGCNATNSLGYVYKDVYVNVLAIPPQITQPPSNEATVDGKTIRITCRVFGAPKPEVKWVRNGIELTGGRYITLESGDLEIDNVNFLDAGSYTCYASNKFGHDNASGNLVVKEHTTITDEPEDYEVAAGSTATFRCNAVTDSSLSLTIDWLSNGEQIDFDMEPRFIRSTDYSLTITKTTELDSGTYTCVARTELDETKAQATLIVQDVPNAPRLEGVQCGKEEASVHWVPMGDNRAPILRYTIQSNTSFTPDTWEAAKDDVPATEQTYIVPMTPWANYTFRVLAWNKIGVSSPSSRSEVCTTQPDVPYKNPDNVEGRGTDPQNIVITWTVMAQIEHNAPKFMYRVFYKRDITGEEWTTEDVLDWKVHRLQVDNQPTYQRYKIKVVAINEEGECRQQPTEVIGYSGEDVPQQAPGNFTLLEVIGSTSASLSWNPVPEESIRGEFKGYKIQTWTDKDGEEGMREIHVKNDTTHTQFSKFVPYSKNYVRILAYNGRYNGPSSEILNFDTPEGLPGTVQSLDGFPLGSSALYLVWKKPERPNGILIGYKIYYHIVQGTNVGPLLERKPHVTNPEMTRVKLAGLEPSTKYRIHIRAITKAGEGEDYYIERTTGSALRSPPEKPDFTWDRIPTDNGLATIRVIWLPSRDGNPGSHFYVKYKLRGETIDARTPDEINSDSTEIRGLLRGEIYVMSVVAMDGDFWAESLPQEVDTSGEDPYIQPKENVATAGWFIGMMLAIAFLLLVLIIVCVIKRNRGGKYAVHERELAAGRGDYPEEGGGFHEYSQPLDTKSAGGRASLASSSHQDGKHPESDTDSMAEYGEGDTGRFTEDGSFIGQYGPKGRPEETPPIPTGTMATYV; from the exons ATGGGGCATCTCGTACTGTGCTCAATAGCGCCCCTGGCATTGACTATTCTACAGGTGTCTGCGCTGA taCAAACACCGCCGAAAATGATCAAACAGCCACCAACAGATGAACAGCTCTTTCAAGTCGCAGAAGCAAAGACCAATGAAAACGACAGACCGTTTGTGATAGAATGCGAAGCTGCAGGAGAACCCGAACCTAG GTATCGTTGGGAGAAAAACGGCAAGCGTTTTGAATGGCAAGCATACGACAACCGAATTTCACAGCAGAATGGTAGAGGAACTTTGGTGATAACATCTCCACGAGATGAGGACTTGGGCCAGTACCAATGTATAGCAGAGAACGAATGGGGAACAGCGATTTCCAATTCCGTATTTGTGCGGAAAGCAGAGCTAAACTCATTCAAGGACGAACCGCCAAGGACAGAAAATGCGAACGAGGGAGATCCCTTTAAATTGACTTGCCAACCTCCAGATGGGTGGCCAAAACCAAAAGTTGACTGGCTTATACAGTATACGAGCAGTGGCATAAAGTCTATCAATAACTCCAGAATGACTCTGGACCCTGAGGGAAATCTATGGTTCAGTAATGTGACTAGAAATGATGCTTcagatgatttttattatacttgtGCAGCGACTTCTGTCTTTAAGAAAGAATACAAGCTGGGTGACCGTATTTTACTCAACGTTTTGTCAAGCGGGGCGTCATCGAGCAACAACAAACACGAACCTGTGAAGCAGTATGTGTCACGAAAGAACGAAGTTGCTTTGCTAGGCAAAAGAATTGAAATGTACTGCATATATGGTGGCACACCTCTACCACAGACAGTGTGGAATAAAGATGGTCAAGTACTGCAAGCAAGCGACCGAATAACACAAGGGAATTATGGAAAGTCGTTAATCATAAAGCATGTGAGTTTTGCGGATGGGGGAACATATACTTGCGACGTATCCAACGGGGTGGGCGATGCGAAATCATATTCGATAAATCTTAAAGTTGAAGCTATCCCCTACTTCACTCATGAGCCAGAAATCGAAAATAAGGCGGAAGGCGAGACAGCGATCTTTAGGTGTGAGGCTAGTGGTGTTCCCCAGCCCCAAATCAAGTGGATCCATAACGGAAAGCCTATTGAGGAGGCACCGCCTAATCCGAGGAGGAAAGTTACTGACAATATGGTCATCATTGAGAAATTGGTGAAGAAGGACACGGGAAACTATGGGTGCAACGCAACAAACTCTCTGGGTTACGTTTACAAAGACGTTTACGTCAATGTCCTTGCTATACCACCACAAATTACTCAGCCGCCGTCCAATGAGGCAACCGTTGATGGGAAAACTATTCGAATTACGTGCCGTGTTTTTGGTGCTCCTAAACCTGAAGTTAAATGGGTCAGAAACGGCATAGAACTCACTGGAGGTAGATACATAACCCTTGAATCTGGAGATCTTGAAATTGACAATGTCAACTTCCTTGATGCTGGGTCTTACACGTGTTACGCATCCAATAAATTTGGCCATGATAATGCCTCTGGTAATCTTGTGGTGAAAGAACACACGACCATCACTGATGAACCCGAGGACTACGAAGTCGCTGCCGGATCTACAGCGACATTCAG ATGTAATGCTGTGACAGATTCAAGTTTGTCACTGACAATTGACTGGCTGAGTAACGGAGAGCAGATAGATTTCGACATGGAGCCAAGGTTTATCAGGAGCACCGATTATTCATTGACTATCACAAAGACTACAGAATTGGATTCAGGAACGTACACATGTGTTGCTCGCACAGAGCTAGATGAAACAAAGGCTCAAGCAACATTAATAGTTCAAGATGTGCCGAACGCACCTCGCTTAGAAGGAGTACAGTGCGGAAAAGAAGAAGCCAGTGTCCATTGGGTCCCTATGGGTGACAACAGAGCTCCCATTCTGCGATATACCATCCAATCCAACACCAGTTTCACACCTGATACGTGGGAGGCTGCTAAGGATGATGTTCCAGCCACAGAGCAAACCTACATCGTCCCAATGACGCCATGGGCGAATTACACATTCCGTGTTTTAGCATGGAATAAAATAG GGGTATCGTCGCCGTCATCACGAAGTGAGGTTTGCACCACTCAGCCAGATGTACCTTATAAAAATCCAGACAACGTTGAAGGCAGGGGAACCGATCCGCAGAACATTGTCATTACATGGACGGTAATGGCTCAGATAGAGCACAATGCGCCAAAGTTCATGTACCGAGTGTTCTACAAGCGAGATATAACTGGCGAGGAATGGACAACGGAAGATGTATTAGACTGGAAAGTGCACAGGCTTCAGGTTGATAATCAGCCAACCTATCAGCGGTATAAGATCAAAGTCGTAGCCATTAATGAGGAAGGAGAGTGCAGGCAACAGCCAACTGAAGTCATAGGCTACTCAGGCGAAGATG TACCACAGCAAGCTCCTGGGAACTTTACGTTGTTGGAGGTAATAGGGAGTACAAGTGCTTCTCTCTCCTGGAACCCTGTACCTGAGGAGTCGATTAGAGGAGAATTTAAGggatacaaaattcaaacgtgGACCGACAAAGATGGTGAAGAAGGGATGCGCGAGATTCATGTAAAGAATGACACAACCCACactcaattttccaaatttgttCCATACAGCAAAAACTACGTGAGGATTCTTGCGTACAATGGCAG ATACAATGGTCCATCTTCGGAGATACTGAACTTTGATACACCTGAAGGACTTCCAGGCACGGTTCAGTCTTTGGACGGCTTCCCTCTGGGATCTAGTGCGCTATATTTGGTGTGGAAAAAACCAGAAAGACCTAACGGCATTCTCATCGGATATAAAATTTACTATCACATTGTTCAGGGTACAAATGTTGGCCCTTTGTTAGAGAGAAAACCACATGTTACGAACCCAGAAATGACCAGGGTCAAACTGGCTGGCTTAGAACCAAGTACTAAGTATAGGATTCACATTCGGGCCATTACCAAGGCTGGGGAGGGTGAAGA CTATTACATAGAACGAACGACAGGCAGTGCACTACGATCTCCTCCAGAAAAGCCCGACTTCACATGGGACCGTATACCCACAGACAATGGGCTTGCAACCATCAGAGTTATTTGGCTTCCAAGTCGAGATGGAAATCCAGGCAGCCACTTCTATGTTAAATACAAGCTCAGGGGAGAGACTATCGATGCCAGAACGCCGGATGAAATCAACAGTGACAGCACAGAG ATCCGTGGCCTTTTGAGGGGAGAAATTTATGTTATGTCTGTTGTCGCCATGGACGGAGATTTCTGGGCAGAAAGTTTGCCACAGGAAGTCGACACCAGTGGCGAAGATCCGTATATTCAACCGAAAGAAAACGTTGCCACTGCTGGATGGTTCATAG GAATGATGCTTGCTATTGCGTTCCTATTGCTGGTACTGATAATCGTGTGCGTAATAAAGCGTAATCGAGGTGGAAAATATGCCGTACACGAGAGAGAACTGGCGGCAGGTCGTGGCGATTATCCCGAAGAGGGTGGCGGTTTTCACGAATACTCTCAGCCACTAGATACTAAGTCTGCAGGAGGTCGTGCCTCGCTCGCTTCTTCCTCGCATCAGGACGGAAAACATCCGGAGTCTGACACTGACTCGATGGCCGAATACGGAGAAGGAGATACGG GGCGTTTCACTGAAGATGGATCTTTCATTGGTCAATATGGGCCAAAGGGTAGGCCCGAAGAAACACCCCCCATTCCAACAGGCACCATGGCCACGTACGTCTAA